One genomic region from Rosa rugosa chromosome 1, drRosRugo1.1, whole genome shotgun sequence encodes:
- the LOC133723643 gene encoding uncharacterized protein LOC133723643: protein MAIGLHAYKTKANISPKRIKGKGQSDERNNNTLLSSIQFDGGGERNGIDGIADGIVGIVVGSVGSELAGNGGRVVGKGVVGNADFGNDGIDGNGGNVAFGRVRVVGNEGKGFEGRGGNVALGSVGSELAGNGGSVAGKGVGTVGNADFGKDGITGGVVGGVGNGVDGNGGKVAFGRVGVVGSVGRGFEGIGGNVALGSVGTEGNGGRVALGSVGAEGSGGNAVLGREGIVGSTGNAGGGAAAVSKRWRAAWLLWVLDSSNIMAKDRTKKSLEEVMFEFKGAAKANLIRKEMLFLFDGGGERNGVEGIADGVLGIVGGSVGSELAGNGGSVVGKGVVGNADFGKDGIDGNGGNVAFGRVGAVGSEGKGFEGRGGNVALGSVGSELAGNGGSVAGKGVVGTVGNADFGKDGITGGVIGGVGNGVDGNGGKVAFGRVGVVGSVGKGFEGNGGNVALGSVGIEGNGGRVALGSVGAEGSGGNAVLGREGIAGTTGSAGGGAAAVSKRWRAAWFIWVLENDKTATKDRTKNCLGRVIIEINGAAKANMIYKNGVSCYEKTVLHWFL from the exons ATGGCCATCGGATTACATGCTTATAAAACGAAGGCTAACATATCTCCG AAAAGAATAAAGGGGAAGGGGCAGTCAGATGAACGCAATAACAATACACTATTA TCAAGTATTCAGTTTGATGGGGGTGGAGAGAGGAACGGAATAGATGGAATTGCTGATGGAATAGTGGGGATTGTTGTTGGAAGTGTGGGCAGTGAGTTGGCTGGCAATGGAGGTAGAGTAGTTGGCAAAGGTGTTGTAGGCAATGCTGATTTCGGCAATGATGGGATTGATGGCAATGGCGGCAATGTGGCCTTTGGCAGAGTCAGGGTAGTTGGAAATGAAGGCAAAGGGTTTGAGGGCAGAGGTGGAAATGTGGCCTTGGGCAGTGTTGGTAGTGAGCTGGCTGGCAATGGAGGTAGTGTCGCGGGCAAGGGGGTCGGCACAGTAGGCAATGCTGATTTTGGCAAAGATGGGATTACAGGTGGGGTGGTAGGCGGTGTAGGCAACGGGGTGGATGGCAATGGTGGCAAGGTGGCTTTTGGAAGAGTTGGGGTAGTTGGAAGTGTAGGCAGGGGGTTTGAGGGCATTGGTGGCAATGTGGCCTTGGGCAGTGTTGGTACCGAGGGCAACGGGGGCAGGGTGGCCTTAGGCAGTGTTGGTGCCGAGGGTAGTGGAGGCAATGCAGTCTTGGGTAGAGAGGGAATTGTGGGTAGTACTGGCAATGCTGGTGGAGGAGCCGCTGCTGTGTCCAAGAGGTGGCGAGCTGCTTGGCTCTTATGGGTACTTGACAGTAGCAACATCATGGCCAAAGACAGAACGAAGAAAAGCTTAGAAGAAGTCATGTTTGAGTTTAAAGGAGCTGCCAAGGCAAATCTCATCAGAAAAGAAATGTTGTTTCTT TTTGATGGGGGTGGAGAGAGGAACGGAGTCGAAGGAATTGCGGATGGAGTTTTGGGGATTGTTGGCGGGAGTGTAGGCAGTGAGTTGGCCGGCAATGGAGGTAGTGTAGTTGGCAAGGGTGTTGTAGGCAATGCTGATTTCGGAAAAGATGGTATTGATGGCAATGGCGGCAATGTGGCCTTTGGCAGAGTTGGGGCAGTCGGAAGTGAAGGCAAGGGGTTTGAGGGCAGGGGTGGCAATGTGGCCTTGGGTAGTGTTGGTAGTGAGCTGGCTGGCAATGGAGGTAGTGTCGCGGGCAAGGGGGTTGTCGGCACAGTAGGCAATGCTGATTTTGGCAAAGATGGGATTACAGGTGGGGTGATAGGCGGTGTAGGCAACGGGGTAGATGGCAATGGTGGCAAAGTGGCTTTTGGAAGAGTTGGGGTAGTTGGAAGTGTAGGTAAGGGATTTGAGGGCAATGGTGGTAATGTGGCCTTGGGCAGTGTTGGTATCGAGGGCAACGGGGGCAGGGTGGCCTTGGGCAGTGTCGGTGCCGAGGGTAGTGGAGGCAATGCCGTCTTGGGCAGAGAGGGAATCGCGGGCACTACTGGCAGTGCTGGTGGAGGAGCTGCTGCTGTGTCCAAGAGGTGGCGAGCTGCTTGGTTCATTTGGGTGCTCGAGAACGACAAGACTGCGACCAAAGATAGAACGAAGAACTGCTTGGGAAGAGTCATCATTGAAATTAATGGAGCTGCCAAGGCAAATATGATCTATAAAAATGGTGTTTCTTGTTATGAGAAGACAGTACTTCATTGGTTTTTATAG